A region from the Ctenopharyngodon idella isolate HZGC_01 chromosome 13, HZGC01, whole genome shotgun sequence genome encodes:
- the nkx1.2la gene encoding NK1 transcription factor related 2-like,a: MLEYQESGMKTTSGHRISFSIIDILDPKKFTSKRTAEKERTSSSENIEFGSLEEQRNGKVSPGHGESTGDQSADDHQSCVRLHPPDPDVDLDSSTSLRSLRSGFSPCEDPDEAAEERITPAPDDVSRQRRRRSDHSCAKPRRARTAFTYEQLVALENKFRATRYLSVCERLNLALSLSLTETQVKIWFQNRRTKWKKQNPGAESSLQPGTNSLPNISSTCGSTSALHPTFSTGNVIFHSSPVHLASSGGLLHPFLPDGFLQPAFFPPHL, from the exons ATGCTTGAATATCAGGAGTCCGGAATGAAAACAACATCAGGTCATCGGATTTCCTTTTCAATTATTGACATATTGGATCCCAAAAAGTTCACAAGTAAAAGGACAGCAGAGAAAGAACGGAcatcatcttcagaaaacataGAATTTGGAAGTTTGGAGGAACAGCGGAACGGGAAAGTCAGTCCTGGGCACGGAGAATC GACAGGAGATCAATCAGCTGATGACCATCAAAGTTGCGTCAGACTGCATCCTCCTGATCCCGATGTTGACTTGGACTCATCAACCTCGCTCAGAAGCTTAAGATCGGGCTTTTCTCCTTGTGAAGATCCGGATGAAGCAGCTGAAGAGAGAATCACTCCAGCGCCGGATGATGTGTCGCGTCAGCGGCGGCGTCGGTCAGATCACAGCTGCGCGAAGCCGCGGCGTGCCAGAACCGCGTTCACCTACGAACAGCTGGTGGCCCTGGAGAACAAATTCCGCGCCACACGTTATTTATCCGTATGCGAGCGACTAAATCTCGCGTTGTCCCTGAGCCTGACTGAAACCCAAGTCAAGATTTGGTTCCAGAACCGAAGAACCAAGTGGAAAAAGCAGAACCCTGGTGCCGAGAGTTCCCTGCAACCCGGCACGAACTCTCTGCCCAACATCAGCTCGACCTGTGGGTCCACATCTGCCCTCCACCCGACATTTAGCACCGGGAACGTGATCTTTCATTCCAGCCCGGTGCACCTGGCATCTTCCGGTGGGCTCTTGCATCCGTTTTTGCCTGATGGCTTTCTTCAGCCAGCATTCTTCCCTCCACACTTATGA